A region from the Leopardus geoffroyi isolate Oge1 chromosome C2, O.geoffroyi_Oge1_pat1.0, whole genome shotgun sequence genome encodes:
- the LOC123575997 gene encoding uncharacterized protein LOC123575997, with protein MGKGPSRSRRGARSPRCVASRSSSAVHVRPSRVCLWRTRLRAEHSAAAALGGGREGGGTAAGAGAANLASRPRRGPGVTGAPPRRCLQGLSQERPARSRPRGSCAAGVVGGFPKRSKTLFPPRRRKRRHPRQRAVRRRGSGRAKAGLQIWAAAGPSRRGDVTASGQAGRRWQDPSSCPYPAPKPGFGSCGPHPETPAAGEGQESGFSDATGLLNSAEGTWDSYSPRLMSTPRFWRSCQL; from the exons ATGGGGAAGGGGCCTTCGAGGTCCAG ACGCGGCGCCCGGAGCCCGCGATGTGTCGCGAGCCGCAGCAGCTCCGCGGTCCACGTGCGACCGAGCCGCGTTTGTTTATGGCGGACCCGCCTTCGGGCGGAGCACTCGGCAGCCGCGgccctgggaggggggcgggaggggggagggaccgcggcgggggcgggggcggcgaaTCTCGCCTCCCGACCCCGCCGCGGCCCCGGAGTCACAGGCGCGCCTCCGCGTCGCTGCCTCCAGGGACTCTCCCAGGAGAGGCCCGCGCGCTCCCGGCCTCGAGGAAGTTGCG cgGCCGGCGTGGTAGGCGGGTTTCCCAAGAGGTCTAAAACACTCTTCCCTCCACGGAGGAGAAAGAGGCGACACCCACGGCAAAGAGCAGTCCGGCGTCGGGGTTCGGGACGCGCCAAAGCTGGACTTCAGATCTGGGCGGCCGCGGGCCCAAGCCGGCGTGGAGACGTCACCGCATCTGGCCAGGCCGGGAGGCGGTGGCAGGACCCCTCCAGCTGTCCCTACCCTGCACCGAAACCCGGCTTTGGGAGCTGCGGGCCACACCCGGAGACACCGGCGGCCGGAGAGGGCCAAGAGTCAGGCTTCTCCGACGCTACAGGTCTTCTTAATTCTGCGGAAGGGACTTGGGACTCTTACTCACCGCG CCTGATGTCTACACCACGGTTTTGGAGAAGCTGTCAACTCTGA